The following proteins are encoded in a genomic region of Rattus rattus isolate New Zealand chromosome 2, Rrattus_CSIRO_v1, whole genome shotgun sequence:
- the LOC116893676 gene encoding olfactory receptor 5AN1-like, with protein sequence MVIGGGNITKITQFILLGFSDFPRITVPLFVIFLMIYIMTMTWNLSLIALIRMDSHLHTPMYFFLSNLSFIDLCFVTSTAPKMLSNFFQEKQTISFVDCIVQYFILSTMGLTECCLMTAMAYDRYAAICNPLLYSSVMSPTLCAQMVMGSYTAGLTGSLSQVCALLQLHFCGPNVIRHFFCDISQLLNLSCSDAFFIQVLLAILTMCFGIANAFATMLSYGFIVLSILKITSAKGRSKAFNTCASHLTAVSLFYSTGIFVYLRSSSGGSSSFDRFTSVFYTVVIPMLNPLIYSLRNREIKDAMKRLQKKKICT encoded by the coding sequence ATGGTGATTGGGGGAGGAAATATTACCAAGATCACCCAGTTCATCCTCCTAGGATTCTCAGATTTCCCCAGAATCACAGTACCGCTTTTTGTCATATTTTTGATGATCTACATTATGACTATGACCTGGAACTTGTCTCTTATTGCTTTAATAAGAATGGATTCCCACCTTCACAcacccatgtatttcttccttagTAACCTATCCTTTATAGACCTCTGCTTTGTTACTTCCACAGCCCCCAAAATGCTTTCCAACTTCTTCCAGGAAAAGCAAACTATCAGCTTTGTGGACTGTATAGTTCAGTACTTTATCCTTTCCACTATGGGGTTGACTGAATGTTGCCTCATGACAGCCATGGCTTATGACAGGTATGCTGCCATTTGTAACCCTCTTCTCTACTCATCAGTCATGTCACCCACACTATGTGCTCAGATGGTGATGGGAAGCTACACAGCAGGACTCACAGGTTCTTTATCTCAGGTGTGTGCCTTGCTGCAGCTCCATTTCTGTGGACCTAATGTCATCCGGCATTTTTTCTGTGACATATCCCAGCTGTTAAATCTATCCTGTAGCGATGCGTTTTTTATACAAGTCCTTCTTGCTATATTAACAATGTGTTTTGGAATAGCAAATGCCTTTGCTACCATGCTGTCTTATGGTTTTATCGTCCTGTCCATCTTAAAGATCACTTCTGCTAAAGGCAGGTCCAAGGCCTTCAACACCTGTGCTTCTCACCTGACagctgtttctctcttctatagTACTGGCATCTTTGTCTATTTGCGATCCAGCTCTGGCGGTTCCTCCAGCTTTGACAGATTTACATCTGTCTTTTACACTGTGGTAATTCCCATGTTGAACCCTTTAATATATAGTCTGAGGAACAGAGAAATCAAAGATGCCATGAAGAGgttgcagaaaaagaaaatctgcacCTAA